TTGCATTGACGCGCCGGCTCTGCGCGATGAATGCCTCGTCGCCCAGCGCCGCGCAGGCAGCGACCATGGCGAGATGATTCACGTTGAATGGCTGCCGGACGCGGTTCATGAGCTCGGCAACTTCCGGATGCGCGAGCCCGAATCCCACGCGCAGCCCGGCCAGGCCGTACGCTTTCGACAGGGTGCGCGAGATCACCAGGTTGGGAAATTGCGCGAGCCAGGCCGCCGTGGGTGATTGCCGGTCGGGGGGCAGGTATTCGCCGTAGGCCTCGTCCATCACGACGAGCGTGGCTGGCGGGACGCGCTCCACGAATGCGCGGATCTCCTCCCACGGCAGGAACGTGCCCGTCGGATTGTTGGGGTTCGCGAGGAACACGATCTTCGTATCCGGGCGTATCGCCGCTGCCATCGCCGCGAGGTCGTGGCCATAGTCCCTGGCGGCGACCTCGATGCCGCGCGCGCCTATGGCCTGCACCACGAGGGGATAGACCATGAAGGCATGGCGGGAATACACGGCGGAATCGGCGGGGGTGAGGAAGGCGCGCGCCACGAGTTCCAGCACGTCGTTCGATCCGTTGCCGAGCACGATGTTCTCGGGGCGCACCGCGAGCTTCGCCGAGATCGCCGCCTTGAGATCGTGCCCGCTGCCATCCGGATACCAGGCCAGGTCGCCCAGCGCGCCGCGAAGCGCCTCGATCGCCTTCGGCGAGGAGCCGAGCGGGTTCTCGTTGGAGGCCAGCTTGAGGATTTCCGACTCCGCGATGCCGAGCTCGCGCGCAGTCTCGGCCACGGGCTTGCCGGGCACGTAGGGCGCGATGGCGCGCACATGCGCCGGGGCGAGGTCTTTCGGGCTCATGGCCTAGATGACCGCCATCGGGTAGGAACCGAGCACCTTCAGGTACCCGGCGATGCGGCCCACCTCCTCGAGCGCGCTGGCGACGTTGACGTCGTTCCGGTGGCCTTCGATGTCCACGAAGAAGAGGTATTCCCAGAGTGCGATTTTCGACGGGCGCGACTCGAACCGGGTCATGGAAACGCCGCGCGTGGCAAAGGGCGTGAGCATCTCGTAGACCGCGCCCGCCCGGTTGCGCGCCGCCAGCACCAGGGAGGTGCGGTCGCTCCCCGAGGGCTTCGGTTCATAGTCGCCCAGGATGAGGAATCGCGTCGTGTTGTTGGGCTCGTCCTCGATATTGGAAGCGAGAATCGAAAGCTTGTAATGGTCCGCGGCGCGGTCGCCCGCGACGGCGGCGCTGCCGGGCTCTTCGGCGGCGCGCCGCGCCGCCTCGGCGTTGCTCGCGACCACCACCCGCTCCGCGTCGGGCACGTTGTTGTTGAGCCATTCGTGGCACTGCGCGAGCGACTGGCCGTGCGAGAAGATGCGGAGAATCGAGGCGAGTTCAGCGGGCGCTTTCGCCATCAGGTGGTGGTGGATCCGCACGAGCACCTCTCCGCACACCTTGGCCGGCGTCTGCGGCATGAGATCGAGCGAGCGGCCCACCGCGCCTTCGGTGGAGTTCTCGACGGGCACCACGCCGAAGTCGGCCGCGCTCGACTCCACCGCCCGGTAGACCTCGTCGATGGAGGCCATGGGCCTTGTCACCGCGGCGTGGCCGAAATGCTTCATCGCCGCGCTCTCGCTGAACGTGCCCTGCGGCCCCAGGTAGGCCACGGTGATGGGCCGCTCGAGCGCGAGGCAGGCCGACATGATCTCGCGAAAGATCAGCGCCACCGATTCGTCGGACAGCGGTCCCCGGTTTCGCTCCTTGATCCCGCGCAGGACCTGCGCCTCGCGCTCGGGACGATAGGCCTGCCCGACCTTGAGGGTGCCGATGGCGCGCGCCAGCTGCGCGCGCTGGTTCAGGCGCTCGAGAATCTCCCCGTTGAGGCGGTCGATCTCGCCGCGCAGGCGATCGAGTTCGTCCGTCATGCGCGAGGATCCGGCAGGGGGGCGACAAGGCGCACGGATAGTACGCCGGGGATGCGCGAGAGCCCCAGGACCACGCCCGGCTCGATCTCGCTGTCGAGATCGACGAGGGTGAAGGCCATCTCCCCTTTCGACTTGTTCACCATGTTGTGGATGTTGAGGCCGCTCGCTGCCATCGTAGTCGAAATCATCCCCAGCATGTTGGGCACGTTCGCGTTCGCGATCGCCACGCGATGCGGCGATTCGCGAGGCATCTCGATCGAGGGAAAGTTGACCGCATTTCGCACCGCGCCTTCCTCCAGGTAGTCGCGCAACTGGTCGATCACCATGGCGGCGCTGGCCTCCTCCGCCTCTTCCGTCGACGCCCCCAGGTGCGGCAGGGCGACGATGCCCGCCTGCCCGGAATAGCGCGGGCTCGGAAAGTCGCACACGTAGGCCTTGAGGCGGCCTGAGGCGACCGCGGCCACGACGGCTTCCTCGTCCACGATCGCGGCGCGCGAGAAATTGAGCAGCACGGCGCCGGGGCGGAGGAGCGCAAAGCGCCTTTCGTTCGCCAGGTGGCGCGTGGACTCCGAGAGCGGGACGTGCAAGGACAGGAAATCGGAAGCCGAAAAGGCCTCGTCGATGGAACCCACGAGGCGGACCGGTGCCGGCAGGCGCGAGGCCGTCTCGGCCGTGACATGCGGGTCGAACCCCACCACGCGAAGTCCGAGCTTGAGCGCTGCGTCGGCCACCAATCCCCCGATGGCGCCCAGGCCGATGACCCCGAGGGTCTTGCCGCGAACCTCGACCCCCGCGAATTTCTTCTTGCCGTCCTCCACGCGCCGCTCGAAATCCGCTCCGGGCGCCAGGCTGCGGACGCCGTCGATCGCGGGGACCAGGTTGCGTGCCGCCAGGAAGATCGCGGCAACGACCAGTTCCTTCACCGCGTTCGCATTGGCGCCGGGCGCATTGAAGACCGGGATGCCGCGCCGGGTCATCTCCGCCACGGGAATGTTGTTCACGCCCGCGCCGGCGCGGGCGATCGCCTTCACGCTTGCGGCCACCGCAGCCGCATCCAGGACGTGCGAGCGGAGCAGGATCGCGTCGGGATCGGCGAGCGCGTGCTCGACGCGGTAGGTCCCCGCGGGAAACCGCCGCAGGCCCTTCGCGGAGATCGTGTTCCAGGTGGCGATGCGGAACGGCTCGCGTTCCTGGCCGTCGGCTCGTTCCTCGATCATGCTGGCGCTAGCCGTTCCGGCGCGCGAAGTCCTTCAGGAACTCGACGAGTGCCGCCACGCCCGCCAGAGGCATGGCGTTGTAGATCGAGGCCCGCATGCCCCCCACCGAGCGGTGGCCCTTCAATTGCGAAAGGCCGGCCGCCTGCGCTTGCGCCAGGAAGCGCGCGTCGAGCGAATCGTCTTCGAGGCGAAAGGGCACGTTCATGCGCGAGCGGTCCGGCTTCGCGACCGGATTCGAATAGAACGGGATCGCATCCAGGCAATCGTAGAGGAGCGTGGCCTTCGCGATGTTCTCGCGCTCCATGGCCGCGAGGCCGCCCTTCGCGAGGAGCCACTTGAAGGTCAGTCCCGCGAGGTAGAGGGCGAACGTGGGCGGGGTGTTGAGCATCGAGTCCGCGTCGGCCTGCAACTTGAAATCGAGAACGTTCGGCGTATCGGCCAGCGCGTGCCCGATGAGGTCCTCGCGAACGATCACGATGACGAGACCGGCCGGCCCGATGTTCTTTTGCGCGCCCGCGTAGATGAGGCCGAACCGCGAGACGTCCACCGGCCTGGACAGGATGTGCGAGGACATGTCGGCAACGAGCGGGACCCCGGCCGTGTCGGGGGTCCAGTGGTACTCCACCCCGCCGATGGTTTCATTGGTGCAGACGTGCACGTAGGCCGCGCCCGGCGAGAGCTTCCACGATGGCTGCGCGGGAACGTACGTGAATTTTCGGTCCTCGGCGGTGGCCGCGAGGTTGGCGCGGCAATATTTCCCCGCTTCCGACAGCGCCTTCTTCGACCATTCCCCCGTCACGACGAAGTCGGCTTCGCCCTTGCCGCGAAGCAGGTTCATCGGGACGGCCGCGAACTGCGCCGTCGCACCGCCCTGGAGGAACAGCACCTTGTAGTTCGCGGGAATCGCCAGGAGCGAGCGCAGGTCCGCTTCGGCTTGCGAGGCGACCGCGACGAACTCCTTGCCGCGATGGCTCATCTCCATGATGGACATGCCCATTCCGTGCCAGTCGATGAATTCCGCCCTCGCCTGCTCGAGCACCGAGGGGACCAGCATCGCGGGCCCGGATCCGAAATTCCACACGTGCATTTCGCCTTCCCTCCGATTCGGTACGGCGCCCGCTCAGGCGGGCGCGGGCTCGCCTTGGTTCCCGTTCCCGTTCCCGTTCTCTTCCTCGTCGCGATCCAGCACCGTTTGCAGGCCCGAAAGCGTCTCGCCCTCGCCCAGGTTGATGAGGGTAACGCCCTGCGTGGAGCGCCCCATCTCGCGAATTTCCTTCACCCGCGTGCGGATGAGCACGCCGCCGGACGTGATGAGCATGATTTCGTCGTCCCGGGAAACGAGGGTCGCCGCGACCACCTTCCCGTTCCTCTCCGAGGTCTGGATGGCGATCATGCCCAGCGTGCCGCGGCCGTGGCGCGTGTATTCCGCGATCGACGTGCGCTTGCCGTAGCCGTTCTCGGTGGCGGTGAGCACGCTTTGCGCCTCGTCCTCGGCCACGAGGAGCGCGATCACCTTTCCGCCCTTCGTGAGGTTCATCCCGCGAACGCCGCGCGCGCCGCGGCCCATCGGGCGCACGTCGTTCTCGTCGAAGCGAACGGCCTTGCCTTCGTCGGAGAAGAGCATCACGTCGTGCCTGCCGTCGGTGAGCGCCACGCCGATGAGGTGGTCGCCCTCGTCCAGGTCCACCGCGATGATCCCCGAGTTGCGCGGCCGCGAGAAGTCCGAGAGCGAGGTCTTCTTCACCACGCCCTGCTGCGTCGCGAAGAACACGTAGCTGTCCTCCACGAACTCGCGCACCGGGAGGATCGCGTTGATGCGCTCGTCCTGGTCCATCTTGAGGAGGTTCACGATGGGCTTGCCGCGGCTCGCGCGGCTGCCCAGGGGCACCTCGTACACCTTGATCCAGTACACCTTGCCCTTGTTCGAGAAGCACAGCACGTAGTCGTGCGTGTTCGCGATGAAGAGCTTCTCGATGAAGTCGTCCTCCTTCGTGGTGGTCGCCTGCTTGCCGCGCCCGCCGCGCTTCTGCGCGCCGTACTCGTCGAGCTTCTGGCTCTTGATGTAGCCCGTGTGGGACAGGGTCACCACGACGTCCTCGGGAGCGATGAGGTCCTCCATCGACAGGTCCTGCCCGTTCACCACGATCTCGCTGCGGCGCGCGTCGCCGAACTCGCGCTTGATTTCCTGCAGCTCGTCGGAAATGATGCGCGTGACCCGCTCGGGCCTTGCGAGGATGTCCAGGAGGTCCTCCACGGCCGCGATGACCTCGCGGTATTCGGCGAGGATCTTGTCCTGCTCGAGCCCGGTGAGGCGCTGGAGCTGCATCTCGAGGATGCGCTGCGCCTGCACGTCCGAAAGCCGGTAGCCGTTCTTCGCCAGCCCGAAATCCTTCGGCAGGTTCTCCGGGCGGAACTGCTCCGCGCTCGCCCGCGAAAGCATCTCCTCGACGAGACCGGAGCGCCAGGTGCGAGCCATGAGCTCGACCTTGGCCGCCGCCGGCGTGGCGGCCGCCTTGATGATGGCGATCACCTCGTCCACGTTGGACAGCGCCACCGCGAGGCCCTCGAGCACGTGGCCGCGCTCGCGAGCCTTGCGCAGGTCGAACACGGTGCGGCGCGTGATGACCTCGCGGCGGTGGCGAAGGAAGGCGTCCAGGAACTGCTTGAGGTTCAGGATCTTCGGCTGGCCGTCGAGCAGGGCCACCATGTTCATGCCGAACGTCTCCTGCATCTGCGTGAGCTTGTACAGGTTGTTCAGCACGATCTCGGCCACTTCGCCGCGCTTGAGCTCGATCACGAGCCGCATGCCCTTCTTGTCCGACTCGTTGCGCAGGTCCGCGATGCCCTCGATCTTCTTCTCGTGCACCAGCTCGCTGATGCGCTTGAGGAGCTGGTCGCCGCCGACCTGGTACGGGAGTTCGTCCACGACGATGGCCTGCTTGTTGGCCCTTTCCATGTCCTCGATGTGGGCGCGGGCGCGCATCACCACGCGCCCCCGGCCGGTGCGGTATCCCTCCTTCACGCCGGCGGTGCCATAGATGATGCCGGCGGTGGGGAAATCGGGCGCCGGGACGATCGCGATGAGCTCCTCGATGTCGATGTCGGGGTTGCCCAGCACCGCGATGCAGGCGTCCACCACCTCGTTCAGGTTGTGCGGCGGGATATTCGTCGCCATGCCCACCGCGATGCCCGAGGAGCCGTTCACCAGCAGGTTCGGGAAGCGGGCCGGCAGGATGAGGGGCTCCTCCTCGCTGCCGTCGTAGTTGGGGCCGTAATCGACCGTCTCCTTTTCCAGGTCCGCCAGCAGCTCGTGGGCGATCTTGGACATCCGGATCTCGGTGTAACGCATGGCGGCCGCGTTGTCCCCGTCCACCGAGCCGAAGTTGCCCTGCCCGTCGATGAGTGGGTAGCGCAGGGAAAACTCCTGGGCCATCCGGACGATCGTGTCGTAAACGGCCGTGTCGCCGTGGGGATGGTACTTGCCGATCACGTCGCCCACGATGCGGGCCGACTTCTTGTAGGCCTTGTTCCAGTCGTTGGAGAGCTCGTGCATGGCGAAAAGCACGCGCCGGTGCACCGGCTTCAGGCCGTCCCGGGCATCGGGCAGCGCCCGCCCCACGATCACGCTCATGGCGTAATCGAGGTAGGAGCGGCGCATTTCCTGCTCAATGCTGATCGGGTGGGTTTCTTTGGCGAATTGTTCCATGGGCGGGAGGACTCGAAGCGAACGGCCCGGCACCTCGGCGCCAAAACCTAACCGCTTGTTTTAATGGATAAATTTCAGGCTGACAAAACTTAAATCTTACCACAGTCGGTACGCCTGCCGCCACCCTCGGCGCCCGGCCGGGCAGTGTGGTGCAAACGCAACCTCCTGCCCTGATTGTTGCGGAAACCCCACGCTTGGTTGTGGAACGGAGGGGGCTTTGTGTATGATTGTGCGAGTCGTTTCAGGCGCGAGCCTAAAAAAGAGCCTGGCATCAAAAAATCATTCAAATCTCTTGGGAGTTCCAATATGAAGATTTCCTCCATTGGGAAGCTGCTGACCGGGTCGATCGCCGCCGCGGCTTTCGTTTCCGGCTCCGCGCTCGCCAACAACG
This Betaproteobacteria bacterium DNA region includes the following protein-coding sequences:
- a CDS encoding histidinol-phosphate transaminase, whose product is MSPKDLAPAHVRAIAPYVPGKPVAETARELGIAESEILKLASNENPLGSSPKAIEALRGALGDLAWYPDGSGHDLKAAISAKLAVRPENIVLGNGSNDVLELVARAFLTPADSAVYSRHAFMVYPLVVQAIGARGIEVAARDYGHDLAAMAAAIRPDTKIVFLANPNNPTGTFLPWEEIRAFVERVPPATLVVMDEAYGEYLPPDRQSPTAAWLAQFPNLVISRTLSKAYGLAGLRVGFGLAHPEVAELMNRVRQPFNVNHLAMVAACAALGDEAFIAQSRRVNATGLEQLAKGFGRLGLEFIASSGNFIAVRVGDAARIYASLLREGVIVRPIASYGMPEHLRVTVGTAPQNERFLAALERALKTA
- the pheA gene encoding prephenate dehydratase; amino-acid sequence: MTDELDRLRGEIDRLNGEILERLNQRAQLARAIGTLKVGQAYRPEREAQVLRGIKERNRGPLSDESVALIFREIMSACLALERPITVAYLGPQGTFSESAAMKHFGHAAVTRPMASIDEVYRAVESSAADFGVVPVENSTEGAVGRSLDLMPQTPAKVCGEVLVRIHHHLMAKAPAELASILRIFSHGQSLAQCHEWLNNNVPDAERVVVASNAEAARRAAEEPGSAAVAGDRAADHYKLSILASNIEDEPNNTTRFLILGDYEPKPSGSDRTSLVLAARNRAGAVYEMLTPFATRGVSMTRFESRPSKIALWEYLFFVDIEGHRNDVNVASALEEVGRIAGYLKVLGSYPMAVI
- a CDS encoding 3-phosphoglycerate dehydrogenase yields the protein MIEERADGQEREPFRIATWNTISAKGLRRFPAGTYRVEHALADPDAILLRSHVLDAAAVAASVKAIARAGAGVNNIPVAEMTRRGIPVFNAPGANANAVKELVVAAIFLAARNLVPAIDGVRSLAPGADFERRVEDGKKKFAGVEVRGKTLGVIGLGAIGGLVADAALKLGLRVVGFDPHVTAETASRLPAPVRLVGSIDEAFSASDFLSLHVPLSESTRHLANERRFALLRPGAVLLNFSRAAIVDEEAVVAAVASGRLKAYVCDFPSPRYSGQAGIVALPHLGASTEEAEEASAAMVIDQLRDYLEEGAVRNAVNFPSIEMPRESPHRVAIANANVPNMLGMISTTMAASGLNIHNMVNKSKGEMAFTLVDLDSEIEPGVVLGLSRIPGVLSVRLVAPLPDPRA
- the serC gene encoding 3-phosphoserine/phosphohydroxythreonine transaminase, which translates into the protein MHVWNFGSGPAMLVPSVLEQARAEFIDWHGMGMSIMEMSHRGKEFVAVASQAEADLRSLLAIPANYKVLFLQGGATAQFAAVPMNLLRGKGEADFVVTGEWSKKALSEAGKYCRANLAATAEDRKFTYVPAQPSWKLSPGAAYVHVCTNETIGGVEYHWTPDTAGVPLVADMSSHILSRPVDVSRFGLIYAGAQKNIGPAGLVIVIVREDLIGHALADTPNVLDFKLQADADSMLNTPPTFALYLAGLTFKWLLAKGGLAAMERENIAKATLLYDCLDAIPFYSNPVAKPDRSRMNVPFRLEDDSLDARFLAQAQAAGLSQLKGHRSVGGMRASIYNAMPLAGVAALVEFLKDFARRNG
- the gyrA gene encoding DNA gyrase subunit A yields the protein MEQFAKETHPISIEQEMRRSYLDYAMSVIVGRALPDARDGLKPVHRRVLFAMHELSNDWNKAYKKSARIVGDVIGKYHPHGDTAVYDTIVRMAQEFSLRYPLIDGQGNFGSVDGDNAAAMRYTEIRMSKIAHELLADLEKETVDYGPNYDGSEEEPLILPARFPNLLVNGSSGIAVGMATNIPPHNLNEVVDACIAVLGNPDIDIEELIAIVPAPDFPTAGIIYGTAGVKEGYRTGRGRVVMRARAHIEDMERANKQAIVVDELPYQVGGDQLLKRISELVHEKKIEGIADLRNESDKKGMRLVIELKRGEVAEIVLNNLYKLTQMQETFGMNMVALLDGQPKILNLKQFLDAFLRHRREVITRRTVFDLRKARERGHVLEGLAVALSNVDEVIAIIKAAATPAAAKVELMARTWRSGLVEEMLSRASAEQFRPENLPKDFGLAKNGYRLSDVQAQRILEMQLQRLTGLEQDKILAEYREVIAAVEDLLDILARPERVTRIISDELQEIKREFGDARRSEIVVNGQDLSMEDLIAPEDVVVTLSHTGYIKSQKLDEYGAQKRGGRGKQATTTKEDDFIEKLFIANTHDYVLCFSNKGKVYWIKVYEVPLGSRASRGKPIVNLLKMDQDERINAILPVREFVEDSYVFFATQQGVVKKTSLSDFSRPRNSGIIAVDLDEGDHLIGVALTDGRHDVMLFSDEGKAVRFDENDVRPMGRGARGVRGMNLTKGGKVIALLVAEDEAQSVLTATENGYGKRTSIAEYTRHGRGTLGMIAIQTSERNGKVVAATLVSRDDEIMLITSGGVLIRTRVKEIREMGRSTQGVTLINLGEGETLSGLQTVLDRDEEENGNGNGNQGEPAPA